The segment GCGGCGGAGCCTGTTTGTCCTCGCCCCAGGCCGAAAGGTCCAGGTGTTCGCGCTTGCGGTAGGCCGTTCCCTGGAAGGTGGCGATGGTCTCGCCCTCGCCGTTTTTCACTTCCACTACATATGTCGCCAGCGGTCCGGCCACGGCGGTCTCCCGCGCCTGCGCGACGAGCGTTGCTCCCAGTGGGGCGGATTTGGTGTAGGCGATCGAGGTGTTGACGCCGAGCGCCAAGGTTCCGTGGGAATTCGCGGCAGCCCCGAAGGCCAGATCGGCGAGGGTGAAGATGGCCCCGCCCTGGGCCACGTCGGCCCCGTTCAAGTGCAGTTCCTCGACGGTCATGGCGGTTTCCGCCCAGCCCAGGCCGATGGCCGTCACCCGGACGCCCAGGCAGGCGCAGAGCCTGTCGCGGCTGTTGAAGAAGCGCTTGAGGCGGGCGAAACGATCGGCGCGTTCGGCATCGGTGATGTTCGGGGCGGTCATGCGTCCTCCGTGTTCACAACTATCGCTTGAGATTGAAGAAATGTCTTGCATTCTCGCCGGTGGCGCGCCAGATGTCCGCAACGCTTACGCCCTTCAGTCCGGCGATGCAGGCCGCGGTGAAGCCGACCAGCGCCGGATGGTTGCGTTTGCCGCGCCACGGCTCTGCAGCAAGGTACGGGCAGTCGGTTTCTATGAGCAGGCGCTCCAGGGGAATGGCGGCCACCGCTTCGCGCAGGGCGTCGTTGCGGGCGTAGCTTACCGGCCCGGGGACGCTGAGATGCCAACCCCGCTTGAGCAACCGCTCGGCCTGGGCGGCGTCGCCGCCGAAGCAGTGCCACAGGAGCGGACGTCCAGAGCATCCCGCCTCATCCAGAATGCGCAGGCTGTCCTCGAAGGCGTCTTGGCTGTCGGCCTTGTCGCGGCAGTGGATGACGGGCGGCAGGCCGAGGTCCAGCGCGAGGTCCAGTTGTGCGCGGAAGGCGTGTTGCTGCATCTCGCGCGGGTGGTTGTCCCAGTAGTAGTCCAGGCCGATCTCGCCCACGGCCTTCAGGCGCGGGTCCGTGGCGAAGGCGTTGCGCATGGCCGCAAGGGCCGCCGGGGTGCAGGTGTCGGCGTTTCCGGGGTGGATGCCCAGGATGAAGAACACCTCGGGCCGGGCCTCGAAGAGCAGGCGGTTGCGCAAGTATGCGTCTGGGCCGAGGAATACGTTGCCTATGCAGGCAACGCCGCAGGCCCGCGCGCGGTCCAGGATTTCGTCGCGGTCGGCGTCGAATTCGGGCAGGTCCAGATGCGCGTGGGAGTCCGCGCCGACCAGCGGCAAGGCCAGGGTTTCCGGCTCTTGCCGGGGATGCTTGTGTTTTTTTGACATGTCGGGGCTGTCTCAGGCCGTTTCGAGCCGGGTCCAGAGCTCCAGCACGTTCTGGCGCTGGGACTCAAGGGAATAGGCGGTTGCGGTGGCGTGGCAATTGGCCAGGGTTGCGCTCAGGTGTTCGGCATCTGCCGTGGTGGCGGAAAGGAACCATCGCGCCGCGTGCGCAAGGTGCAGGGCCGCGCCAAGGATGTCGGCGTCGGCGCTCCACAACCCGTTGCCGCTCCAGGGAACGTGACGAAGCGGCCACCAGGGGGCGAAGGGCGCGGGATCGTTGTGCGGGGGCAGGGCCTGGCGCATGTAGTCGGCCCCGCCAAAGCCCATGTACCCCACCGGCAGGCAGCCGCAGGCCATGGCTTCAAGCGGCGGCAGGGGGCAGCCCTCGGGAAAACCCGTGGCCAGGAATATGTGCGCGGACCCTAGTGTCTGGGCCACGCCGGTGGCCGGAAGCCCCGCGATCTCGATCCATTGGCAGCGTGCGGCGAGGGCTTCGTCCAGACTGTGGAAGGTCTCCTGGATCTGCCTTCCAAGGGCC is part of the Humidesulfovibrio mexicanus genome and harbors:
- a CDS encoding TatD family hydrolase, with the protein product MSKKHKHPRQEPETLALPLVGADSHAHLDLPEFDADRDEILDRARACGVACIGNVFLGPDAYLRNRLLFEARPEVFFILGIHPGNADTCTPAALAAMRNAFATDPRLKAVGEIGLDYYWDNHPREMQQHAFRAQLDLALDLGLPPVIHCRDKADSQDAFEDSLRILDEAGCSGRPLLWHCFGGDAAQAERLLKRGWHLSVPGPVSYARNDALREAVAAIPLERLLIETDCPYLAAEPWRGKRNHPALVGFTAACIAGLKGVSVADIWRATGENARHFFNLKR
- a CDS encoding glycosyltransferase family protein codes for the protein MRSYFFLPPVRQAAGGVTVIRRMAAFLAAAGREAFLVPRELPDQGPGWAPSEAWVDAPVVPWESLDLTSNDLWIVPEGWVNALAPGLSSGARCLVYVQNWAYLLSALPEGVTWRKLPAEFLAVSDPVAQFVAATTGRDAPVLRPGIDLSLFRAPAAKPEPTDGVRIAWMPRKNKALGRQIQETFHSLDEALAARCQWIEIAGLPATGVAQTLGSAHIFLATGFPEGCPLPPLEAMACGCLPVGYMGFGGADYMRQALPPHNDPAPFAPWWPLRHVPWSGNGLWSADADILGAALHLAHAARWFLSATTADAEHLSATLANCHATATAYSLESQRQNVLELWTRLETA
- a CDS encoding PaaI family thioesterase, with protein sequence MTAPNITDAERADRFARLKRFFNSRDRLCACLGVRVTAIGLGWAETAMTVEELHLNGADVAQGGAIFTLADLAFGAAANSHGTLALGVNTSIAYTKSAPLGATLVAQARETAVAGPLATYVVEVKNGEGETIATFQGTAYRKREHLDLSAWGEDKQAPPRR